The following proteins are encoded in a genomic region of Oncorhynchus keta strain PuntledgeMale-10-30-2019 chromosome 35, Oket_V2, whole genome shotgun sequence:
- the LOC118368762 gene encoding peroxisome proliferator-activated receptor gamma coactivator 1-alpha isoform X4: MAWDRCNQDSVWRELECAALVGEDQPLCPDLPELDLSELDVSDLDADSFLGGLKWYSDQSEIISSQYGNEASNLFEKIDEENEANLLAVLTETLDSIPVDEDGLPSFEALADGDVTNASDQSCPCTPDGSPRTPEPEEPSLLKKLLLAPANSQLSYNQYIGDKAQNHAASNHRIRPTPAVVKTEISWNSKPRGGCPQQSRLVRRPCTELLKYLTATDDILLQTKASDAKSAWGGGGKDKGGLLGASSSTSSSPSSSSTSSFSSLSSSSSSIASKKKSSSSSVVSQQQQQQHHQRGESRAAGECSVAGVGAGKWRRCAHGAGGTEGQSEPAAAPAPVPPTRRNGSGHARPKLERRPSSEEGRPPGPQPAVDAGRLAAARFIRYMHSYSLLPRETGQTGSCGRCPEVGTATQASECWGGHGRGAAARRHITVTIKKREEEPGHPLLSQLLTSKQRPASYRAHLLLPATTPQPRKSSSSRMSSGVLERDQCPSQAIEVEEKYRGTVNINPCSWGFRQAKEPDSDPLLAESLGLGSWVSQSDQGLDLGLELGLGWPEVGLVEQAGCFGEEVRDDDAMGSPMALSLGLPCPLFPDSRIPDPTPSVTQGQQHLHMQAVCRHPDDQGLLLLAKPTTLPLPLTPESPNDHKGSPFESKSIERTLSVEISGTPGLTPPTTPPHKASQENPFKASLKTKLSSCSSSALACKRVRLSEAGPCGPPAITPNLGGGPSRKGPEQTELYAQLSKASTALPNSVVTATTGGCQEEPRGFSDHDYCQSPADSTKRDADANAANAAYATVTMTTTTTTPLMPNPVMAEDRHVKCKDSAMPPSSFSSSSSSSTSSPTSSSSLAKQLQQSSYPVATEARGQGARGQDRTPTTQTRTPPPQTLDGDQHSTSRKQPLRDQEIRAELNKHFGRPQQAIYSQDEKGGELVVEEGGQGGGEKVVAPQESEENPAGDEYYCKLPGSGSTGYLHPGPPPFHEELELQDRGVEGRYLYPWEGTPLEMLFESCSPSCSPSSCSPSRGSVSPLSSLLLSPRHFVWPRSGSPSSRSRSRSRSSSSHHRRRSLSSSPDGRLSSRVRHNMDSSTYRSRTHKSPHSQSRSQSRSPLSRRPRYDSYEEYQHERLKREEYRQDYQKRESQRAEQRERQSEKAIIPILTTLIQPPLKASMTPWILTAC, translated from the exons AAGATAGATGAGGAAAATGAGGCCAACTTGCTGGCAGTGCTTACAGAAACGCTGGACAGCATCCCAGTGGACGAGGACGGATTGCCTTCGTTCGAGGCCCTGGCAGATGGGGACGTGACCAATGCCAGCGACCAGAGCTGTCCCTGCACCCCCGACGGTTCGCCGCGCACCCCCGAACCAGAGGAGCCCTCCTTG CTGAAGAAGCTCCTTCTGGCACCCGCAAACTCCCAGCTCAGCTATAATCAATACATAGGCGACAAGGCACAAAACCATGCAGCCAGCAACCACCGGATCAGACCAACACCTGCTGTTGTCAAG ACGGAGATCTCCTGGAACAGCAAGCCGAGGGGGGGCTGTCCGCAGCAGAGCCGTCTAGTGAGGCGCCCGTGCACCGAGCTGCTCAAGTACCTGACTGCCACCGACGACATCCTCCTCCAGACCAAAGCCAGCGACGCCAAGAGCGCCTGGGGGGGTGGTGGCAAAGACAAGGGCGGCCTGCTGGgcgcctcctcctccacctcctcgtcgccgtcctcctcctccacctcctccttctcctccctctcctcctcttcctcctctatcgcCTCCAAGAAGAAGTCGTCCTCGTCGTCCGTCGTGtcgcaacagcagcagcagcagcatcaccaGCGAGGTGAGAGCCGGGCTGCTGGCGAGTGTAGTGTGGCTGGTGTGGGGGCTGGGAAGTGGCGTCGTTGCGCTCATGGGGCTGGTGGCACTGAGGGACAGTCCGAACCCGCGGCGGCACCCGCTCCTGTCCCCCCAACACGTAGGAACGGCAGTGGCCATGCCCGCCCCAAACTGGAGCGCAGGCCGTCCAGTGAAGAAGGAAGGCCGCCAGGTCCGCAGCCTGCGGTGGACGCGGGGCGCCTGGCAGCCGCTAGGTTCATTAGGTACATGCATTCTTATTCTCTCCTTCCTAGAGAGACGGGTCAGACAGGCAGCTGTGGGCGTTGCCCTGAGGTGGGCACTGCCACTCAGGCTAGCGAGTGCTGGGGCGGGCATGGCCGTGGTGCGGCAGCGCGTAGGCACATCACAGTGACCataaagaaaagagaggaggagccgGGGCATCCGTTGCTTAGCCAGTTGCTGACCTCCAAGCAGAGGCCCGCCAGCTATCGGGCCCACTTGCTCCTGCCCGCTACTACCCCTCAGCCCCGCAAGAGCAGTTCATCAAGAATGAGCTCTGGAGTCCTGGAGAGGGATCAGTGTCCCAGCCAGGCtattgaggtggaggagaagtACAGAGGCACTGTCAATATCAATCCCTGCAGCTGGGGTTTCAGACAGGCCAAGGAGCCTGATTCGGACCCCCTGTTGGCCGAGAGCTTAGGCCTAGGCAGCTGGGTTAGCCAGTCAGACCAGGGGCTAGATTTGGGGCTGGAGCTGGGCTTGGGTTGGCCGGAGGTTGGCCTGGTGGAGCAGGCTGGCTGTTTCGGGGAGGAGGTCCGCGATGATGATGCCATGGGCAGCCCCATGGCGCTCTCACTGGGCCTGCCATGCCCACTCTTCCCAGATTCTAGAATTCCAGACCCCACTCCCTCCGTCACACAAGGGCAGCAGCACCTACACATGCAGGCAGTCTGCAGGCACCCCGATGACCAGGGCCTCCTGTTGTTAG CCAAACCAACCACCTTGCCACTTCCTTTGACCCCAGAGTCTCCAAA TGACCACAAGGGATCACCGTTTGAGAGCAAATCCATTGAACGCACATTGAGTGTGGAGATCTCTGGAACCCCAG gtctgacACCACCTACCACGCCCCCCCACAAAGCCAGTCAAGAGAACCCTTTCAAAGCATCACTCAAAACCAAGTTGTCTTCATGCTCCTCGTCTGCCCTGGCGTGCAAGAGGGTTCGGCTGAGCGAGGCGGGCCCCTGCGGCCCCCCAGCCATAACCCCGAACCTAGGTGGGGGTCCCTCCAGGAAGGGCCCCGAGCAGACTGAACTGTATGCCCAGCTGAGCAAAGCGTCCACTGCCCTCCCCAACTCGGTGGTCACCGCAACGACAGGGGGTTGCCAGGAGGAGCCCCGCGGCTTCAGCGACCACGACTATTGTCAGTCGCCGGCGGACAGCACAAAACGGGACGCTGACGCTAATGCGGCTAACGCAGCTTATGCTACTGTTACCATGACGACTACTACGACAACCCCTCTGATGCCCAATCCGGTCATGGCGGAGGACAGGCATGTGAAATGTAAGGACTCAGCCATGCCACCCTCCTCcttttcttcttcctcctcctcttctacatCTTCTCCTACATCTTCATCCTCTTTGGCCAAGCAGCTGCAGCAGAGCTCTTACCCTGTGGCTACGGAGGCTCGGGGGCAGGGCGCTCGGGGACAGGACCGGACCCCCACCACCCAGACAAGAACACCCCCACCACAGACCCTAGATGGGGACCAGCATTCCACCAGCAGGAAGCAGCCCCTGCGAGACCAGGAGATCCGGGCGGAGCTCAACAAGCACTTTGGCCGCCCCCAGCAAGCCATTTACAGCCAGGATGAGAAGGGGGGGGAgttggtggtggaggagggggggcagggaggaggggagaaggttGTCGCCCCGCAGGAGTCCGAGGAGAACCCTGCTGGGGACGAGTACTACTGCAAGCTCCCTGGTTCTGGTTCTACTGGGTACCTGCACCCGGGTCCCCCGCCCTTCCACGAGGAACTTGAGCTCCAGGACCGTGGCGTGGAGGGGCGCTACCTCTACCCCTGGGAGGGCACCCCCCTGGAAATGCTTTTCGAGTCCTGCTCGCCGTCCTGCTCGCCGTCCAGCTGTTCCCCCTCACGGGGCTCcgtctcacccctctcctccctcctcctctcccccagacaCTTTGTCTGGCCCCGTTCGGGCTCCCCCTCCTCCCGTTCTCGCTCCCGGTCCCGCAGTTCCTCCTCCCACCACCGGAGGCGCTCCCTCTCCAGCTCACCCGACGGACGCCTCTCCTCCAG GGTTCGTCACAACATGGACTCCAGCACTTACCGATCCAGGACCCACAAAAGCCCTCACTCGCAGTCTCGATCTCAGTCCAGATCCCCCCTCAGCCGCAGGCCAAG GTACGACAGCTACGAGGAATACCAACACGAGCGTCTGAAGCGGGAGGAGTATCGCCAGGACTACCAGAAGAGGGAGTCCCAGAGGGCCGAGCAGAGGGAGAGGCAAAGTGAAAAAGCAATA ATTCCCATTCTGACGACTTTGATCCAGCCTCCACTAAAAGCAAGTATGACTCCATGGATTTTGACAGCTTGCTGA
- the LOC118368762 gene encoding peroxisome proliferator-activated receptor gamma coactivator 1-alpha isoform X3 produces MFLSQCAALVGEDQPLCPDLPELDLSELDVSDLDADSFLGGLKWYSDQSEIISSQYGNEASNLFEKIDEENEANLLAVLTETLDSIPVDEDGLPSFEALADGDVTNASDQSCPCTPDGSPRTPEPEEPSLLKKLLLAPANSQLSYNQYIGDKAQNHAASNHRIRPTPAVVKTEISWNSKPRGGCPQQSRLVRRPCTELLKYLTATDDILLQTKASDAKSAWGGGGKDKGGLLGASSSTSSSPSSSSTSSFSSLSSSSSSIASKKKSSSSSVVSQQQQQQHHQRGESRAAGECSVAGVGAGKWRRCAHGAGGTEGQSEPAAAPAPVPPTRRNGSGHARPKLERRPSSEEGRPPGPQPAVDAGRLAAARFIRYMHSYSLLPRETGQTGSCGRCPEVGTATQASECWGGHGRGAAARRHITVTIKKREEEPGHPLLSQLLTSKQRPASYRAHLLLPATTPQPRKSSSSRMSSGVLERDQCPSQAIEVEEKYRGTVNINPCSWGFRQAKEPDSDPLLAESLGLGSWVSQSDQGLDLGLELGLGWPEVGLVEQAGCFGEEVRDDDAMGSPMALSLGLPCPLFPDSRIPDPTPSVTQGQQHLHMQAVCRHPDDQGLLLLAKPTTLPLPLTPESPNDHKGSPFESKSIERTLSVEISGTPGLTPPTTPPHKASQENPFKASLKTKLSSCSSSALACKRVRLSEAGPCGPPAITPNLGGGPSRKGPEQTELYAQLSKASTALPNSVVTATTGGCQEEPRGFSDHDYCQSPADSTKRDADANAANAAYATVTMTTTTTTPLMPNPVMAEDRHVKCKDSAMPPSSFSSSSSSSTSSPTSSSSLAKQLQQSSYPVATEARGQGARGQDRTPTTQTRTPPPQTLDGDQHSTSRKQPLRDQEIRAELNKHFGRPQQAIYSQDEKGGELVVEEGGQGGGEKVVAPQESEENPAGDEYYCKLPGSGSTGYLHPGPPPFHEELELQDRGVEGRYLYPWEGTPLEMLFESCSPSCSPSSCSPSRGSVSPLSSLLLSPRHFVWPRSGSPSSRSRSRSRSSSSHHRRRSLSSSPDGRLSSRVRHNMDSSTYRSRTHKSPHSQSRSQSRSPLSRRPRYDSYEEYQHERLKREEYRQDYQKRESQRAEQRERQSEKAIEERRVVYVGRLRSDSTRTELKRRFEVFGEIEECAVNLRDDGDNFGFITYRYTCDAFAALENGHTLRRSNEPQFELCFGGQKQFCKSNYTDLDSHSDDFDPASTKSKYDSMDFDSLLREAQRCLRR; encoded by the exons AAGATAGATGAGGAAAATGAGGCCAACTTGCTGGCAGTGCTTACAGAAACGCTGGACAGCATCCCAGTGGACGAGGACGGATTGCCTTCGTTCGAGGCCCTGGCAGATGGGGACGTGACCAATGCCAGCGACCAGAGCTGTCCCTGCACCCCCGACGGTTCGCCGCGCACCCCCGAACCAGAGGAGCCCTCCTTG CTGAAGAAGCTCCTTCTGGCACCCGCAAACTCCCAGCTCAGCTATAATCAATACATAGGCGACAAGGCACAAAACCATGCAGCCAGCAACCACCGGATCAGACCAACACCTGCTGTTGTCAAG ACGGAGATCTCCTGGAACAGCAAGCCGAGGGGGGGCTGTCCGCAGCAGAGCCGTCTAGTGAGGCGCCCGTGCACCGAGCTGCTCAAGTACCTGACTGCCACCGACGACATCCTCCTCCAGACCAAAGCCAGCGACGCCAAGAGCGCCTGGGGGGGTGGTGGCAAAGACAAGGGCGGCCTGCTGGgcgcctcctcctccacctcctcgtcgccgtcctcctcctccacctcctccttctcctccctctcctcctcttcctcctctatcgcCTCCAAGAAGAAGTCGTCCTCGTCGTCCGTCGTGtcgcaacagcagcagcagcagcatcaccaGCGAGGTGAGAGCCGGGCTGCTGGCGAGTGTAGTGTGGCTGGTGTGGGGGCTGGGAAGTGGCGTCGTTGCGCTCATGGGGCTGGTGGCACTGAGGGACAGTCCGAACCCGCGGCGGCACCCGCTCCTGTCCCCCCAACACGTAGGAACGGCAGTGGCCATGCCCGCCCCAAACTGGAGCGCAGGCCGTCCAGTGAAGAAGGAAGGCCGCCAGGTCCGCAGCCTGCGGTGGACGCGGGGCGCCTGGCAGCCGCTAGGTTCATTAGGTACATGCATTCTTATTCTCTCCTTCCTAGAGAGACGGGTCAGACAGGCAGCTGTGGGCGTTGCCCTGAGGTGGGCACTGCCACTCAGGCTAGCGAGTGCTGGGGCGGGCATGGCCGTGGTGCGGCAGCGCGTAGGCACATCACAGTGACCataaagaaaagagaggaggagccgGGGCATCCGTTGCTTAGCCAGTTGCTGACCTCCAAGCAGAGGCCCGCCAGCTATCGGGCCCACTTGCTCCTGCCCGCTACTACCCCTCAGCCCCGCAAGAGCAGTTCATCAAGAATGAGCTCTGGAGTCCTGGAGAGGGATCAGTGTCCCAGCCAGGCtattgaggtggaggagaagtACAGAGGCACTGTCAATATCAATCCCTGCAGCTGGGGTTTCAGACAGGCCAAGGAGCCTGATTCGGACCCCCTGTTGGCCGAGAGCTTAGGCCTAGGCAGCTGGGTTAGCCAGTCAGACCAGGGGCTAGATTTGGGGCTGGAGCTGGGCTTGGGTTGGCCGGAGGTTGGCCTGGTGGAGCAGGCTGGCTGTTTCGGGGAGGAGGTCCGCGATGATGATGCCATGGGCAGCCCCATGGCGCTCTCACTGGGCCTGCCATGCCCACTCTTCCCAGATTCTAGAATTCCAGACCCCACTCCCTCCGTCACACAAGGGCAGCAGCACCTACACATGCAGGCAGTCTGCAGGCACCCCGATGACCAGGGCCTCCTGTTGTTAG CCAAACCAACCACCTTGCCACTTCCTTTGACCCCAGAGTCTCCAAA TGACCACAAGGGATCACCGTTTGAGAGCAAATCCATTGAACGCACATTGAGTGTGGAGATCTCTGGAACCCCAG gtctgacACCACCTACCACGCCCCCCCACAAAGCCAGTCAAGAGAACCCTTTCAAAGCATCACTCAAAACCAAGTTGTCTTCATGCTCCTCGTCTGCCCTGGCGTGCAAGAGGGTTCGGCTGAGCGAGGCGGGCCCCTGCGGCCCCCCAGCCATAACCCCGAACCTAGGTGGGGGTCCCTCCAGGAAGGGCCCCGAGCAGACTGAACTGTATGCCCAGCTGAGCAAAGCGTCCACTGCCCTCCCCAACTCGGTGGTCACCGCAACGACAGGGGGTTGCCAGGAGGAGCCCCGCGGCTTCAGCGACCACGACTATTGTCAGTCGCCGGCGGACAGCACAAAACGGGACGCTGACGCTAATGCGGCTAACGCAGCTTATGCTACTGTTACCATGACGACTACTACGACAACCCCTCTGATGCCCAATCCGGTCATGGCGGAGGACAGGCATGTGAAATGTAAGGACTCAGCCATGCCACCCTCCTCcttttcttcttcctcctcctcttctacatCTTCTCCTACATCTTCATCCTCTTTGGCCAAGCAGCTGCAGCAGAGCTCTTACCCTGTGGCTACGGAGGCTCGGGGGCAGGGCGCTCGGGGACAGGACCGGACCCCCACCACCCAGACAAGAACACCCCCACCACAGACCCTAGATGGGGACCAGCATTCCACCAGCAGGAAGCAGCCCCTGCGAGACCAGGAGATCCGGGCGGAGCTCAACAAGCACTTTGGCCGCCCCCAGCAAGCCATTTACAGCCAGGATGAGAAGGGGGGGGAgttggtggtggaggagggggggcagggaggaggggagaaggttGTCGCCCCGCAGGAGTCCGAGGAGAACCCTGCTGGGGACGAGTACTACTGCAAGCTCCCTGGTTCTGGTTCTACTGGGTACCTGCACCCGGGTCCCCCGCCCTTCCACGAGGAACTTGAGCTCCAGGACCGTGGCGTGGAGGGGCGCTACCTCTACCCCTGGGAGGGCACCCCCCTGGAAATGCTTTTCGAGTCCTGCTCGCCGTCCTGCTCGCCGTCCAGCTGTTCCCCCTCACGGGGCTCcgtctcacccctctcctccctcctcctctcccccagacaCTTTGTCTGGCCCCGTTCGGGCTCCCCCTCCTCCCGTTCTCGCTCCCGGTCCCGCAGTTCCTCCTCCCACCACCGGAGGCGCTCCCTCTCCAGCTCACCCGACGGACGCCTCTCCTCCAG GGTTCGTCACAACATGGACTCCAGCACTTACCGATCCAGGACCCACAAAAGCCCTCACTCGCAGTCTCGATCTCAGTCCAGATCCCCCCTCAGCCGCAGGCCAAG GTACGACAGCTACGAGGAATACCAACACGAGCGTCTGAAGCGGGAGGAGTATCGCCAGGACTACCAGAAGAGGGAGTCCCAGAGGGCCGAGCAGAGGGAGAGGCAAAGTGAAAAAGCAATA GAGGAGAGACGGGTGGTGTACGTGGGGAGACTGAGGTCCGACAGCACGCGAACCGAGCTAAAGCGGCGTTTTGAAGTCTTCGGCGAGATCGAAGAGTGTGCCGTGAACCTGAGAGATGACGG GgacaattttggtttcatcaccTACCGCTACACTTGTGACGCCTTCGCTGCCCTTGAAAACGGACACACCTTGCGCCGGTCAAACGAGCCCCAGTTCGAGCTGTGCTTCGGTGGACAAAAGCAGTTCTGCAAATCGAATTATACAGACTTGG ATTCCCATTCTGACGACTTTGATCCAGCCTCCACTAAAAGCAAGTATGACTCCATGGATTTTGACAGCTTGCTGAGAGAGGCCCAGCGCTGCTTGAGAAGGTAA
- the LOC118368762 gene encoding peroxisome proliferator-activated receptor gamma coactivator 1-alpha isoform X1: MAWDRCNQDSVWRELECAALVGEDQPLCPDLPELDLSELDVSDLDADSFLGGLKWYSDQSEIISSQYGNEASNLFEKIDEENEANLLAVLTETLDSIPVDEDGLPSFEALADGDVTNASDQSCPCTPDGSPRTPEPEEPSLLKKLLLAPANSQLSYNQYIGDKAQNHAASNHRIRPTPAVVKTEISWNSKPRGGCPQQSRLVRRPCTELLKYLTATDDILLQTKASDAKSAWGGGGKDKGGLLGASSSTSSSPSSSSTSSFSSLSSSSSSIASKKKSSSSSVVSQQQQQQHHQRGESRAAGECSVAGVGAGKWRRCAHGAGGTEGQSEPAAAPAPVPPTRRNGSGHARPKLERRPSSEEGRPPGPQPAVDAGRLAAARFIRYMHSYSLLPRETGQTGSCGRCPEVGTATQASECWGGHGRGAAARRHITVTIKKREEEPGHPLLSQLLTSKQRPASYRAHLLLPATTPQPRKSSSSRMSSGVLERDQCPSQAIEVEEKYRGTVNINPCSWGFRQAKEPDSDPLLAESLGLGSWVSQSDQGLDLGLELGLGWPEVGLVEQAGCFGEEVRDDDAMGSPMALSLGLPCPLFPDSRIPDPTPSVTQGQQHLHMQAVCRHPDDQGLLLLAKPTTLPLPLTPESPNDHKGSPFESKSIERTLSVEISGTPGLTPPTTPPHKASQENPFKASLKTKLSSCSSSALACKRVRLSEAGPCGPPAITPNLGGGPSRKGPEQTELYAQLSKASTALPNSVVTATTGGCQEEPRGFSDHDYCQSPADSTKRDADANAANAAYATVTMTTTTTTPLMPNPVMAEDRHVKCKDSAMPPSSFSSSSSSSTSSPTSSSSLAKQLQQSSYPVATEARGQGARGQDRTPTTQTRTPPPQTLDGDQHSTSRKQPLRDQEIRAELNKHFGRPQQAIYSQDEKGGELVVEEGGQGGGEKVVAPQESEENPAGDEYYCKLPGSGSTGYLHPGPPPFHEELELQDRGVEGRYLYPWEGTPLEMLFESCSPSCSPSSCSPSRGSVSPLSSLLLSPRHFVWPRSGSPSSRSRSRSRSSSSHHRRRSLSSSPDGRLSSRVRHNMDSSTYRSRTHKSPHSQSRSQSRSPLSRRPRYDSYEEYQHERLKREEYRQDYQKRESQRAEQRERQSEKAIEERRVVYVGRLRSDSTRTELKRRFEVFGEIEECAVNLRDDGDNFGFITYRYTCDAFAALENGHTLRRSNEPQFELCFGGQKQFCKSNYTDLDSHSDDFDPASTKSKYDSMDFDSLLREAQRCLRR; the protein is encoded by the exons AAGATAGATGAGGAAAATGAGGCCAACTTGCTGGCAGTGCTTACAGAAACGCTGGACAGCATCCCAGTGGACGAGGACGGATTGCCTTCGTTCGAGGCCCTGGCAGATGGGGACGTGACCAATGCCAGCGACCAGAGCTGTCCCTGCACCCCCGACGGTTCGCCGCGCACCCCCGAACCAGAGGAGCCCTCCTTG CTGAAGAAGCTCCTTCTGGCACCCGCAAACTCCCAGCTCAGCTATAATCAATACATAGGCGACAAGGCACAAAACCATGCAGCCAGCAACCACCGGATCAGACCAACACCTGCTGTTGTCAAG ACGGAGATCTCCTGGAACAGCAAGCCGAGGGGGGGCTGTCCGCAGCAGAGCCGTCTAGTGAGGCGCCCGTGCACCGAGCTGCTCAAGTACCTGACTGCCACCGACGACATCCTCCTCCAGACCAAAGCCAGCGACGCCAAGAGCGCCTGGGGGGGTGGTGGCAAAGACAAGGGCGGCCTGCTGGgcgcctcctcctccacctcctcgtcgccgtcctcctcctccacctcctccttctcctccctctcctcctcttcctcctctatcgcCTCCAAGAAGAAGTCGTCCTCGTCGTCCGTCGTGtcgcaacagcagcagcagcagcatcaccaGCGAGGTGAGAGCCGGGCTGCTGGCGAGTGTAGTGTGGCTGGTGTGGGGGCTGGGAAGTGGCGTCGTTGCGCTCATGGGGCTGGTGGCACTGAGGGACAGTCCGAACCCGCGGCGGCACCCGCTCCTGTCCCCCCAACACGTAGGAACGGCAGTGGCCATGCCCGCCCCAAACTGGAGCGCAGGCCGTCCAGTGAAGAAGGAAGGCCGCCAGGTCCGCAGCCTGCGGTGGACGCGGGGCGCCTGGCAGCCGCTAGGTTCATTAGGTACATGCATTCTTATTCTCTCCTTCCTAGAGAGACGGGTCAGACAGGCAGCTGTGGGCGTTGCCCTGAGGTGGGCACTGCCACTCAGGCTAGCGAGTGCTGGGGCGGGCATGGCCGTGGTGCGGCAGCGCGTAGGCACATCACAGTGACCataaagaaaagagaggaggagccgGGGCATCCGTTGCTTAGCCAGTTGCTGACCTCCAAGCAGAGGCCCGCCAGCTATCGGGCCCACTTGCTCCTGCCCGCTACTACCCCTCAGCCCCGCAAGAGCAGTTCATCAAGAATGAGCTCTGGAGTCCTGGAGAGGGATCAGTGTCCCAGCCAGGCtattgaggtggaggagaagtACAGAGGCACTGTCAATATCAATCCCTGCAGCTGGGGTTTCAGACAGGCCAAGGAGCCTGATTCGGACCCCCTGTTGGCCGAGAGCTTAGGCCTAGGCAGCTGGGTTAGCCAGTCAGACCAGGGGCTAGATTTGGGGCTGGAGCTGGGCTTGGGTTGGCCGGAGGTTGGCCTGGTGGAGCAGGCTGGCTGTTTCGGGGAGGAGGTCCGCGATGATGATGCCATGGGCAGCCCCATGGCGCTCTCACTGGGCCTGCCATGCCCACTCTTCCCAGATTCTAGAATTCCAGACCCCACTCCCTCCGTCACACAAGGGCAGCAGCACCTACACATGCAGGCAGTCTGCAGGCACCCCGATGACCAGGGCCTCCTGTTGTTAG CCAAACCAACCACCTTGCCACTTCCTTTGACCCCAGAGTCTCCAAA TGACCACAAGGGATCACCGTTTGAGAGCAAATCCATTGAACGCACATTGAGTGTGGAGATCTCTGGAACCCCAG gtctgacACCACCTACCACGCCCCCCCACAAAGCCAGTCAAGAGAACCCTTTCAAAGCATCACTCAAAACCAAGTTGTCTTCATGCTCCTCGTCTGCCCTGGCGTGCAAGAGGGTTCGGCTGAGCGAGGCGGGCCCCTGCGGCCCCCCAGCCATAACCCCGAACCTAGGTGGGGGTCCCTCCAGGAAGGGCCCCGAGCAGACTGAACTGTATGCCCAGCTGAGCAAAGCGTCCACTGCCCTCCCCAACTCGGTGGTCACCGCAACGACAGGGGGTTGCCAGGAGGAGCCCCGCGGCTTCAGCGACCACGACTATTGTCAGTCGCCGGCGGACAGCACAAAACGGGACGCTGACGCTAATGCGGCTAACGCAGCTTATGCTACTGTTACCATGACGACTACTACGACAACCCCTCTGATGCCCAATCCGGTCATGGCGGAGGACAGGCATGTGAAATGTAAGGACTCAGCCATGCCACCCTCCTCcttttcttcttcctcctcctcttctacatCTTCTCCTACATCTTCATCCTCTTTGGCCAAGCAGCTGCAGCAGAGCTCTTACCCTGTGGCTACGGAGGCTCGGGGGCAGGGCGCTCGGGGACAGGACCGGACCCCCACCACCCAGACAAGAACACCCCCACCACAGACCCTAGATGGGGACCAGCATTCCACCAGCAGGAAGCAGCCCCTGCGAGACCAGGAGATCCGGGCGGAGCTCAACAAGCACTTTGGCCGCCCCCAGCAAGCCATTTACAGCCAGGATGAGAAGGGGGGGGAgttggtggtggaggagggggggcagggaggaggggagaaggttGTCGCCCCGCAGGAGTCCGAGGAGAACCCTGCTGGGGACGAGTACTACTGCAAGCTCCCTGGTTCTGGTTCTACTGGGTACCTGCACCCGGGTCCCCCGCCCTTCCACGAGGAACTTGAGCTCCAGGACCGTGGCGTGGAGGGGCGCTACCTCTACCCCTGGGAGGGCACCCCCCTGGAAATGCTTTTCGAGTCCTGCTCGCCGTCCTGCTCGCCGTCCAGCTGTTCCCCCTCACGGGGCTCcgtctcacccctctcctccctcctcctctcccccagacaCTTTGTCTGGCCCCGTTCGGGCTCCCCCTCCTCCCGTTCTCGCTCCCGGTCCCGCAGTTCCTCCTCCCACCACCGGAGGCGCTCCCTCTCCAGCTCACCCGACGGACGCCTCTCCTCCAG GGTTCGTCACAACATGGACTCCAGCACTTACCGATCCAGGACCCACAAAAGCCCTCACTCGCAGTCTCGATCTCAGTCCAGATCCCCCCTCAGCCGCAGGCCAAG GTACGACAGCTACGAGGAATACCAACACGAGCGTCTGAAGCGGGAGGAGTATCGCCAGGACTACCAGAAGAGGGAGTCCCAGAGGGCCGAGCAGAGGGAGAGGCAAAGTGAAAAAGCAATA GAGGAGAGACGGGTGGTGTACGTGGGGAGACTGAGGTCCGACAGCACGCGAACCGAGCTAAAGCGGCGTTTTGAAGTCTTCGGCGAGATCGAAGAGTGTGCCGTGAACCTGAGAGATGACGG GgacaattttggtttcatcaccTACCGCTACACTTGTGACGCCTTCGCTGCCCTTGAAAACGGACACACCTTGCGCCGGTCAAACGAGCCCCAGTTCGAGCTGTGCTTCGGTGGACAAAAGCAGTTCTGCAAATCGAATTATACAGACTTGG ATTCCCATTCTGACGACTTTGATCCAGCCTCCACTAAAAGCAAGTATGACTCCATGGATTTTGACAGCTTGCTGAGAGAGGCCCAGCGCTGCTTGAGAAGGTAA